The Thermus islandicus DSM 21543 genomic interval CCTTTACAACGTGGTGGGGGGTGTCCTGGCCATAGAGCGGGCCGGTTACCCCCTGGTGCGGTAGATGGACGCCTTGCAGGTGGGCCCCCTTGCCATCCCCTGGGTCCGCCTCCAGGTGGCCCTGGCCCTTTTGGTCCTCTGGGGAGCGGCGGAGGTTCTGGCGAGGAGGACGGACCGGAGGCTTGCTAGCTGGGGCCAGAACGCTGTATGGGTAGGCCTTCTTGGGGCGCGGCTTGGCTTTGTGCTGGAAAACGCCTCGGTTTACGCCAAGGACCCCCTCTCGGTCCTCTACGTCTGGCAGGGGGGGTTTGACCCCTGGTGGGGTATCTTGGCAGGGGGAGGCTACACGCTCATGACCTTGCCCAAGCACCTATGGCGGTACGCCCTTCTGGCCGGGGCGGCGGCCCTTTTGGCCGCAGGCCTCCTTATGGGCCGGAGGGGAACGGAAGGAGAAAGGCTTCCCAACCTCGTCCTCCCCGCCCTGGGGGGGGCGGAGGTACGGCTTGGGGACTTCCAGGGGAAGCCCTTGATCCTCAACGCCTGGGCCACCTGGTGCCCGCCCTGCAGGCGGGAGCTCCCCATGATGGCGCGCCTCGCCCGGGAGAACCCGGACGTCCACTTCGTCTTCGTGAGCCAGGGGGAAGGTCCCCTGGCGGTGCGAAACTTCTTGGAGGCGGAGGGCATAGAGGCCCAGTGGGTCCTCCTGGACCCCGAGACCAAGCTCTCCCAGGCCCTGGGGGTGCAGGGCCTCCCCACCACCTTCTTCTTTGACCGGGAAGGCCGCTTGGTGGCCCGGCACCTAGGAGAGCTTTCCGAGGCCCTCCTGCTCGGCTACCTCCGGGCTTTGCGCTAGCCCACGGAGATCACGGTCTCCTTGCCCGCCGCCACCGTCTTCAGGTGCACGGGTCGGCCCCAGAGGCGCCGCAGGTTCTCCAGGACGGCCCGCGTCTTCCTCAGGTCCAGCTCCACCCCTTCATAGAGATGTTGCAGATAGAGCTCGCCCCGGTTGGCGTGGTTGGCGTCCAAAAGCTCCACGATGGGGTAGCCCAGGTTGGTCAGGCGGAAGAGCAGGGCCTGCTTGGCCTCGGCGAAGCGGGGCAAGTCCTCAGGGGCGAGGAGGCGCTGGCGCAGGGCGAACTCGGGGGTGAGGAATTCCTCCAGGAAGGAGATGTCGGTGTGCACGGTACGCACCTGGAAAAGTTTCCTCCTCCCTTCTCCCGCAGGCCTTTCGTAGCGAAGCCTTTCCCCTAAGGGCAGGGCCTCGTACTCGGGGCCGAAGCGGCCTTTATCCCACCGCTCCTCCACCTCCTGGAGGAGGAAGTACCCCAGGCGGTAGGGATTGAAGCCATGGGCGGCGAGGAGGCCCGACTGGAGCTCGGCGAACTCCAGGGCCTCCTCGGGGTTGAGGAGGGGCAGGAGGAGCTTCGTGTGCCAGTAGGTGGCCCAGCCCTCGTTGAGGATCTTGGTGGCTGCCTGCGGGGCGTAGTAGAGGCTCTCCTCCCGGATGATTTCCAGGATGCCCTTCTGCCAGGGGGCCAGGGGGGCGTGCCAGGCCAGGAAGCCCAGGATGTCCCGCGTGGGCTTGGGGGGGAGGGGCCTTGGGCTTGCCCCCTCCTCCGCCTCCTTGGGGGGCTCGGGCGGGGGGTTCACGTAGGGGTCCAGGTAGGGGCGGACAGGGAGGCGCCCTTTGGGCCTCTCCTCCTCCCCCTCCTCCGGCCTCTGGATGTAGGGGGCGTGGGGGTCTATCAGGTTCTCCAGGGAGAGGGCCATGTCCAAAAACTCCTCCACGCTCCTCGCCCCGTGCCGCTCCATGGCCTTTTCCACGTAGGCGGCGTGGTGGGCCATCTCCGAGAGCATGTCCTTGGGGGTGGGCCGGAAGGCCAGGTTGTTCTGGAAGAAGTCGGCGTGGGCGTAGACGTGGGCCATGACGAGCTTTTGGGCGAGGAGGGTGTTGCCCTTGAGGAGGTAGGCGTGCACCGGGCGGGTGTTGACCACGAGCTCGTAGATGCGCCCGAGGCCGTAACGGTACACCTCCCGCTGGCGCAAATACTCGCTCCCCCAGCGCCAGTGGGGGTAGCGGCGGGGAAAGCCCCCGTAGGCCGCCAGCATGGCCATCTCCTCCGGCCCCACTTCCTCAAAGAGCACGGGGGGGAAGGTAAGCCCCTCCGCCAAGGCCCTTTCCTGAAGGCGCTCGGCCCAGTAGCGTAACTCCTTACGCACCTCACCCTCCCAGAAGCCGCCTCAGGGCCAGGGGCAGGTCCTCCCGGCCCCGCACCTCCACCGCCCTAAGCCCTTCCCGCTCCCCGAAGGCCTCCTCCACCTCCAGGAGGAAGCGCCCCTGGCCGTAGGGCCCCTGGACCTGGGCGTAGCCGTAGAGGGCGAGGCCTGGGAGGAGGCGGCCCAGGGCCTCGAGGGCCAAAGGTGTGTCCCCCTGCCAGTTCTCCCCGTCGGAGAAGTGGTAGAGGTAGCGGTTGTAGAAGGCCTCGGGGTAAGCCTTAAGGATCTCCTCCGCCAGGAGGAGGGCGCTGGAGAGCCGGGTTCCGCCCCCCTCCCGGGCCCTGAAGAACTCCTCCTCCGGGACCTCCCAGGCTTCGGCGTCGTGGAGGAGGTAGCGCCTTTCCAGCCTGGGGAAGTGGCGCCGGATCCAGAGGGTGATCCAGAAGGAGAGGGTCTTGACCAGCCCGAGCTCCTCCTCCCGCATGCTCCCGGAGACGTCCAGGGCGAAGAGGACCACCGCCTGAGCGTGGGGCCTAGGCCGGGTCTTCGGGGCCTTGTAGCGCAGGTCCTCCCGCTCGGGAACGAGCCTCGGGTCCTCCTCCCGGTAGTGGCCGGAAAGGAGGCTCCGCTTGAGGCTCTCCTTGAGGGTGCGGCGCACGTGTCGGAGGCCTCGGGGGCCCTTCCTGGCGATGGTGGTGTAGCGGAGGGCCTCCTCCGTCACCTCTCCTTCGCCCTTGGGCCGGAGGTGGGGAAGCCTCAGGGCCTCCCCCACCAGGTCCAAGAACTCCTCCAGCTCCAGCTCGGCCACGGGGATGTGCCCCCCCGGGCCCAGGCCCTCCGACCCCGGCCCTGCCCCCAAGGGGCCTTCCCCCAGGGGCTCGCCGTAGACGATCTTGGGCACCTCCAGCTGGGGGAGGGGAATGGAGACGAGGCGCCCCTCGAGCTGGCCCAGAAGCTCCTCCCGGGTCAGGAACTCCCGGGCCCGTTTCTTCACCTCGCCTCGGACGATCTCCTTAAAGCGCTGGAGATCGCGCTCAATGGGCCTCATTTCTCGCTCCGGGCGAAGATGGAGGCGGCGAACTCCAAGACGCCGCTGGCACAGTGCTCGCAGTAGCCGTAGTCCCGGATGAGCCTGGCCTTGACCACGTCAATCTTGGCCTGGGTCTCGGGGTCCACGGCCCCGGAGACCAGGGCGGAGAGCCTTATGGTGTCCTTCTGGTCCTCAAAGAGCTTGAGCTCCAGGGCCCGGCGCAGGCGGTCGTTGTCCCGGTAGGTGAACTGCCTGCCCTCCAGGGCCAAAGCCCCGATGTAGTTCATGATCTCCCGGCGGAAGTCGTCCTTGCGGGACTCGGGGATTTCTATCCGCTCCTCAATGGAGCGCATGAGCCGCTCGTTGGGGGGCTCGGGAGCCCCAGTGTAGGGGTTCTTCACCTTCTCCCCCAGGACATAGGCCTTCACGTGGTCTATGTAGTTGTGGAAGAGGCGGTGTAGGGCCTCCTCGTCGGCGGCGATGGCCCGCTGCACCTCGTTCTTGACGATCTCGGCGTACTCCGCCTTCACCTCCTGGAGGAGGGCCCGGTAGCGCTCCCGGGTCTTCTCGTCGGAGATGAGGGAGTGGTGCTTGAGGCCTTCCTCCAGCTCGTTCATCACCATGAAGGGGTTGATGCAGGGCTCCTCGCTGGTGACGAGGACGTTACTGATCTTGTCCTGAATGTACCGGGGGCTGATGCCCTCGAGGCCCTCCCGCTTGGCCTCCCCCATGAGCTCCCGCACCGCCTCCTCCGTCCAGCCCGGCAGAAGCCTGCCGTCGTAGAGCTTGAGCTTCTGCATGAGGGTGAGGCCGGCCCGCTTGGGGGGCTCCAGCCGGGTGAGCACAGCCCAGGTGGCGGCCATCTCCAGGGTGTGGGGGGCGATGTGCTTGCCCCGCACCCGGGCGAAGTCGCGCCGGTAGATCCTCACCTCGTCGGAGACCCTAAGGATGTAGGGAACGTCAATCTTGATGGTGCGGTCCCGGAGGGCTTCCATGTACTCGTTGGCCTGGAGCTTGCGGTACTCGGGTTCGTTGGTGTTGTGGCAGACGATGCTCCCCACGCCGCAGACGAAGTTGTGGAGGCCCTCGCAGGCGATGTCGTAGACCCATTCGCCCCCGGCGGGGCGGCGGAAGAGGCGGGGGGTGGGCCGCTTGTGCCGGCCTCCCGGCTTGCCCTCCCCGGAACCATAGCGGATCCGGTAGGCGGGGGCTTTTCCGGGCCTGGGGTAGAAATGGACGCTGTAGTCGTGCCCCAGGAGGCTCAGGAGCACCCCCACCTGGGCGGCCAGCATGGGGGAAAGGGTCTTGAACTCCCCGTACGGCCGCCGGTAGGCCTCGGAGCCCTTTTGTTGCCCTTTTCGCCGGGACCCATCGGCCTTAAGGAGTTCTTCCCAAGCGTGTTCCAGGTAGGGGCGAGGCAGGGCGAAGAGAAAGTCGGGGAGGCGTTTTTGCGCTGCCCCCTTGCCGCAGTGGTGCTCGGCCAAGACCCGGATAACCTCGGCTCCCAGGTAAAGCCGCCAGGCGGAGTCTCGCTCGGAACCGGAGTGGATGTGGCCCTTGGCGTCGGAGATCCGCTCGTAGGCGGCCTTGACCCGCTCCAGCTCCTCCCGGTTGGCCGAGGAGAGGACGATGCCCCCCTTAAGGGCGCTTTCGTGCCCTTCGGTGGCGTACCAGATGAGGACGGTGAGGAGGGCTTTCAGGTCCTCCTCGTCCTGGGGCAGGTGGTAGCGGGCCTTCAGGGCGGTGGCGTGGCGGGGAAGGGCCAGCCGGGCATACCCTGGGGGGATGGGACGGGTGAACCGGCGGGCGGCGAGGGCCAGGGCGGGCTCCTCCTCCACGGCCAAGCCCGGTACACCTTCCGCCACGTCCACCATCCGGGGCGGAGGGACGAGAGGGGTGGGCAGGTGCCTTAGGCCCAGCATCTCCCGCCCCTCCTCGGGGTAGAAGACCCGCCCTTCCCGGTCGTAGAGCGAGTGGTTGGGGGTGGTTTCCACTACCCCCCACTTCTGGGCCGAGGTGAGGAGTTCTCCAGAGAAGGGGTGGCGGTAGAGGCCTAAGACCCTGGTCCAGCGGACCTCCTTGCCTTCGGTGTCGTAGGCCAGCACCTCCAGACCCTCAGGGCCCTCGCCAAAGCGCCCGTAAAGCCCCTCCAGCGTGGTCCAGCCGAGCCTCCCCCGGTGCCGGTAAAGGATGGGGGTCCACCCGGCCACGCTGTGGCCTAGGATGATCTCGTCTATGTCCGTCTGGGCGAACTTCTTGGACTTGATCTTGTGCTCTTGGCTCGCGGTGAGGAGGTCGTAAAGGAAGGCCACGTCCAGCTTGAGGATCTCAATGAACTCCACCAGGCCCCGGTTGGCGATGTTGAGCTCCCCGTCAAAGTTAAAGGCCCGAGGGTCGGAGTCGGAGCCGTAGATGGCCACTTTGCGGTAGTTGATGTCCCCGGTGAGCTCGGTGGAGTCCTGGTTCTTCTCGTCCTTGGGCTGGAAGGTGCCGAGGCCCACGCGGTCCTTCTCCGAGAGCACGAGGCGCCTGACCCCGATCTCCTTTTCCAAGACCGCCGCCAGGTCCCCTCCGTGGCGGCTCAGGGCCTCGCGCATCATGAAGCGGCAGACGGGGCAGAGGTCCCCCTCCACCTCGAGGGGGTAGGGGTATTCGGGGTGGAGGGCCTTCAACTCCTTCAGGAAGGCCTCCCGGATCCCTTGGGGGAGGAGGTGCAGGGGCTCCTCGTGCATGGGGCAGGGGAGGGGGCCCTCCTCCGTTTTCCAGTAGAAGGTGTAAAGCTTCCCCTCCTCGGTGCGGCTGTAGGCCTCGAGGCCCTTCTTGAGGAGCCTCGCGATGGTGCTCTTGGCCGAGCCCACGGGCCCGTGGAGGAGGAGGATGCGGCGCTCGGGGCCTAGGCGGTGGGCCGCTGCCTTTAAGGTGGCCACCAGGCGCATGAGGGGCTTGTCCAGGCCGTAGACCGCGTCCTTACCCCCCTCAAAGGGGTCGTCAAAGAAGGGGTAGTGCAGGAGCTTCTCCCGAAAGAGGGTGTACTCCTCCACCCCATGGGCCAGGATCATGTCGTGGGCCCGCTGAAAGCTGGTCCTTAGGGGCCTCGGGTCCTCCTTGAGGAGGCGCAGGTAGTCGGCGAAGGAACCCTCCCAGCTCAAGGCCCGGTAGGCTTCCAGGTCTTGGCGCTGGCGGATAAACTCCAGCTCGCTCATGGATGCCCTCCCTTCATAGTCCCTTGGATAGGCTTTGGGCCATTTTACCACGGGGTTCGGGGAGAATGTGGCCTGCCTTTCCCTGCCTTGGCCCAAGCCCCGCTTTAGGCCCCGGTAGGGCAGCGCGGCCAAGCCCCAAAAGGGCCTCCTTACCGCGAAACCAACGTGCGGACACTTAGCGCAGGAACCCAAAGCAAAGGGTTTTAGGAACCGTACCAGGCCTGGTAGAAGCCCCGGGCGTTGTGGAGGATGTGGGCCAGGATCCCGGGCAGGAGGCTTCCCGTGAGGAGGTAGGCCAGGCCGAAGAGGAGGCCGGCCGCCCCCGTGTAGAGGGGATAGGCGAAGGCCTTCCGAGGGGCAGGGTGGAGGAGGGCAAAGAGGAGGGCCTGGAGGACCACCGCCCAGGCCCCGAGCTTCAGGAAGAGGAGGGATTGCACCAACCCGCGGAAGAACACCTCCTCCGCCACCCCGGAGAGGAGGGCCAGGAGGAGGAGGGCAGGGGGCCCCGTGCCCGCTTCCCTTAGGGCCCGAAGGAGCTCGCGATGGAGCGCCTCCGCCTCCCGGAAGGAGGTGGGGAAGAGGTGCTGGAACAGGGCCTCGAGGCCCCCCAAGGCCACGAGGAGGCCCAGGGCCAGGAGGGGGTCCCGCACGGGGTGCCCCGCCCCCAGGGGTAGGCCCAGGAGGAGCGCCCCCGAGGTCCCCACAAGGAGAAGGCCCCCCTGCAGGAGGAGAAGGAGGCGCCAGGGGCGGGGCACTACTCCGGTCCTAAGGAGAAGCCTTGGTCCAGGAGCCGCCTGGGGTAGGCGCGGAAGGCCAGGAGGGTCTCCGTGCGCTCCACCCCCTCCAGGGCCAGGATGCCCTGGGTTACGGCGTCGTCCAGCTCCTCGAGGTCCTTGAGCCGGAGGAGGGCCACCAGGTCGTAGGGCCCGGTCACGGAGTAGACCTCGGCCACCTGGGGAAGCTCGGCGATGGCCTCCCCTAGGGCCTGGATCGCCCGCCCCTGGGCGCGGATAAGGACGAAGGCCGTGATCACCCCTCCATGATAAGGGCGGGGGGTGGCCGCCGCGGTATCCTGGTGGCGGCCATGCGGCGCGTGGAGCTCTTCACCGATGGGGCCTGCCTGGGCAACCCCGGCCCTGGGGGGTGGGCGGCCCTTCTCCGCTTCAACGCCCACGAAAAGCTCCTCTCCGGGGGGGAGGCCTGCACCACCAACAACCGCATGGAGCTCACCGCCGCCATCCAGGGCCTCAAGGCCCTCAAGGAGCCCTGCGAGGTGGACCTCTACACCGACAGCCAGTACCTGAGGAAGGCCTTCACGGAGGGGTGGCTTTCCCGGTGGCGGCAGCATCGCTGGAGGACGGCGGACGGCAGCCCAGTGAAGAACCGGGACCTCTGGGAGGCGCTCCTTACCGCCATGGCGCCCCACCGGGTGCGCCTCCACTTCGTGGAGGGGCACGCCGGCCACCCGGAGAACGAGCGGGTGGACCGGGAGGCCAGGCGCCAGGCCCGGGCCCAGCCCAGGGTGCCCTGCCCGCCGCCCCAGGTTTCCACGCTTTTCCACGGATAGGCAGAAAAGCGTTACAATTGGGCCATGCTGGAAACCGCCTTGCGTCCCGAGGACCGGGAAAGCCCCACCTTTAAGGCCAACAAGGACGCCTGGGTGGCCCTGGTACGGGACTTTCGGGAGAGCCTGGAGAAGGTCCGCCAGGGAGGGGGCCCGAAGGCCATAGAGCGCCAGCACAAGAAAGGCCGGCTCACCGCAAGGGAGCGGATCCAAAAGCTCATTGACCCCGGGACGGAGTTCTACGAGCTCATGGCCTTCGCGGGGTGGGGGATGTACGAGGAGTGGGGCGGAGCCCCAGCCGGGGGGGTGGTGGCGGGGATCGGCCGGATCGCAGGCCGGGACTGGATGGTCATCGCCAACGACGCCACGGTCAAGGCGGGGGCCTTCTTCCCCATCACCGCCAAGAAGGTGATCCGGGCCCAGACCATCGCCCTGGAGAACCGCATCCCCACGGTCTACCTGGTGGACTCCGCCGGGGTCTTCCTCCCCCTTCAGGACGAGGTCTTTCCCGACCAGGACGACTTCGGCCGCATCTTCTACCTGAACGCCCGCCTCTCGGCCCTGGGGGTCCCCCAGATCTCCGCCATCATGGGGAACTGCGTGGCCGGGGGGGCCTACCTCCCGGTGATGACCGACGTCCTCATCATGACGGAGGGAAGCGGCCTCTATCTGGCGGGCCCCGCCCTGGTGAAGGCGGCCATCGGCCAGGAGGTCTCCTCGGAGGAGCTCGGGGGGGCCAGGATGCACTACGAGGTCTCGGGTACGGTGGACTTCTACGAGCCCGACGACGAGTCGGCCCTGAAGCGCATCCGGGAGCTCGCCGCCCTCTACCCGCCCCCCCGCCTCGCTCCCTGGGCCGAGGACCGCAAGGCGCCAAGAGAGCCCCTCTACCCCCTGGAGGACCTGTACGGCCTGGTCTCCCCGGACGGAAGCCGCCCCTACGACCTTCGGGAGGTCATCGCCCGGATCGCCGACGGCTCGGAGTTTCTGGAGTACAAGGGGGGGTACGGGGAGACCCTGGTTACGGGCTTTGCCCGGATCGGAGGCTTTCCCGTGGGCATTGTGGGCAACCAGCGCCTCATCCTGAAGAAAAAGGGGCGGATTGAGGTGGGGGGGGTCATCTACGCCGAGGCGGCGGACAAGGCGGCCCGGTTCATCCTCGAGGTCAACCAGATGGGGATCCCCCTCCTCTTCCTCCAGGACGTCACGGGCTTCATGGTGGGGAAGGAGTCGGAGCAGGCGGGGATCATAAGGCGGGGGGCGAAGCTCGTCAACGCCGTTTCCAACTCGGTGGTGCCCCGGATCACCCTGATCCTCGGGGGGTCCTTCGGGGCGGGGAACTACGCCCTTTCGGGCAAGGCCTACGCTCCCCGCTTCCTCTTCGCCTGGCCCAGCGCCAAGTACGCCGTGATGGGCGGGGCCCAGGCGGCGAAGACCCTTCTAGAGCTTGAGGTGGAGAAGCTCAGGCGGGAGGGGAAGGAGCCCTCGGACGAGGAGCTACGGGAGCTTTACGAGCGGATCAAGGGCCGCTACGAGGAGACCCTGGACTCCCGGTACGCCGCCGCCAGGCTTTGGGTGGACGCCGTCATCTTCCCCCACGAGACGCGGAAGTGGCTCATCCGGGCCCTCGAGGCCTGCGCTCTGAACCCCGAGCGGGAGCCCTTCCGGGTGGGGGTCTTCCAGGTGTAGGAGGGCGAGGTGGCCGAAGCCAAGTGGGTGGAGTGTCCTAGGGACGCGTGGCAGGGCTTTTCCCGCTTCATCCCCACGGGGGAAAAGGTGGCCTTCCTAAAAGGACTCCTGGAGGCAGGCTTCCGCCACCTGGACCTCACGAGCTTTGTCTCCCCCAAGTGGGTGCCCCAGATGGAAGACGCCGAGGAGGTGCTTAAGCCCCTCCCGCCCCCGGAAGGGCGCACCTATCTGGCCATCGTGGCCAACGAACGGGGCCTGGAAAGGGCCCTGGCCGCCCCCAATCTGACCCACGTGGGCTACCCCTTCTCCCTCTCCGAGACCTTCCAGCGCAAGAACACGAACCGCTCCATGGAGGAGTCCTGGCCCCTGGTGGAGGCCATGGTGGAAAGGACCCGGGGGAGGCTCGGCCTCGTGGTCTACCTCTCCATGGCCTTCGGCAACCCCTACGGGGACCCCTGGAGCGTGGAGGGGGTCCTCGAGGCCATCGCCCGGCTTAAAGCCCTCGGCGTGAGGGAGATCGCCCTCGCCGACACCTACGGGGTGGCGGACGCAAGGCGCATCCTTGAGGTCCTGAAGGCCGCGGTGGCCGGCTTTGGCCCCGAGGGCCTGGGGGCCCACCTCCACGCCAGGCCTGAAGGGGCCCTAAAGAAGGTGGAGGCGGTGCTGGAGGCGGGGATCACCTGGCTGGAGGGAGCCCTGGCCGGGGTGGGGGGGTGCCCCTTCGCCGGGGACGAGCTGGTGGGCAACCTCCCCACCGAGGTGGTCCTCCCGTACCTGGAAAAGAAGGGCCTCGCCACCGGGGTGAACCTAAGCCGCCTCCCCCAGCTCGCGGAGG includes:
- a CDS encoding TlpA disulfide reductase family protein, which encodes MDALQVGPLAIPWVRLQVALALLVLWGAAEVLARRTDRRLASWGQNAVWVGLLGARLGFVLENASVYAKDPLSVLYVWQGGFDPWWGILAGGGYTLMTLPKHLWRYALLAGAAALLAAGLLMGRRGTEGERLPNLVLPALGGAEVRLGDFQGKPLILNAWATWCPPCRRELPMMARLARENPDVHFVFVSQGEGPLAVRNFLEAEGIEAQWVLLDPETKLSQALGVQGLPTTFFFDREGRLVARHLGELSEALLLGYLRALR
- a CDS encoding SpoVR family protein — its product is MRKELRYWAERLQERALAEGLTFPPVLFEEVGPEEMAMLAAYGGFPRRYPHWRWGSEYLRQREVYRYGLGRIYELVVNTRPVHAYLLKGNTLLAQKLVMAHVYAHADFFQNNLAFRPTPKDMLSEMAHHAAYVEKAMERHGARSVEEFLDMALSLENLIDPHAPYIQRPEEGEEERPKGRLPVRPYLDPYVNPPPEPPKEAEEGASPRPLPPKPTRDILGFLAWHAPLAPWQKGILEIIREESLYYAPQAATKILNEGWATYWHTKLLLPLLNPEEALEFAELQSGLLAAHGFNPYRLGYFLLQEVEERWDKGRFGPEYEALPLGERLRYERPAGEGRRKLFQVRTVHTDISFLEEFLTPEFALRQRLLAPEDLPRFAEAKQALLFRLTNLGYPIVELLDANHANRGELYLQHLYEGVELDLRKTRAVLENLRRLWGRPVHLKTVAAGKETVISVG
- a CDS encoding DUF444 family protein; the encoded protein is MRPIERDLQRFKEIVRGEVKKRAREFLTREELLGQLEGRLVSIPLPQLEVPKIVYGEPLGEGPLGAGPGSEGLGPGGHIPVAELELEEFLDLVGEALRLPHLRPKGEGEVTEEALRYTTIARKGPRGLRHVRRTLKESLKRSLLSGHYREEDPRLVPEREDLRYKAPKTRPRPHAQAVVLFALDVSGSMREEELGLVKTLSFWITLWIRRHFPRLERRYLLHDAEAWEVPEEEFFRAREGGGTRLSSALLLAEEILKAYPEAFYNRYLYHFSDGENWQGDTPLALEALGRLLPGLALYGYAQVQGPYGQGRFLLEVEEAFGEREGLRAVEVRGREDLPLALRRLLGG
- a CDS encoding serine protein kinase, which translates into the protein MSELEFIRQRQDLEAYRALSWEGSFADYLRLLKEDPRPLRTSFQRAHDMILAHGVEEYTLFREKLLHYPFFDDPFEGGKDAVYGLDKPLMRLVATLKAAAHRLGPERRILLLHGPVGSAKSTIARLLKKGLEAYSRTEEGKLYTFYWKTEEGPLPCPMHEEPLHLLPQGIREAFLKELKALHPEYPYPLEVEGDLCPVCRFMMREALSRHGGDLAAVLEKEIGVRRLVLSEKDRVGLGTFQPKDEKNQDSTELTGDINYRKVAIYGSDSDPRAFNFDGELNIANRGLVEFIEILKLDVAFLYDLLTASQEHKIKSKKFAQTDIDEIILGHSVAGWTPILYRHRGRLGWTTLEGLYGRFGEGPEGLEVLAYDTEGKEVRWTRVLGLYRHPFSGELLTSAQKWGVVETTPNHSLYDREGRVFYPEEGREMLGLRHLPTPLVPPPRMVDVAEGVPGLAVEEEPALALAARRFTRPIPPGYARLALPRHATALKARYHLPQDEEDLKALLTVLIWYATEGHESALKGGIVLSSANREELERVKAAYERISDAKGHIHSGSERDSAWRLYLGAEVIRVLAEHHCGKGAAQKRLPDFLFALPRPYLEHAWEELLKADGSRRKGQQKGSEAYRRPYGEFKTLSPMLAAQVGVLLSLLGHDYSVHFYPRPGKAPAYRIRYGSGEGKPGGRHKRPTPRLFRRPAGGEWVYDIACEGLHNFVCGVGSIVCHNTNEPEYRKLQANEYMEALRDRTIKIDVPYILRVSDEVRIYRRDFARVRGKHIAPHTLEMAATWAVLTRLEPPKRAGLTLMQKLKLYDGRLLPGWTEEAVRELMGEAKREGLEGISPRYIQDKISNVLVTSEEPCINPFMVMNELEEGLKHHSLISDEKTRERYRALLQEVKAEYAEIVKNEVQRAIAADEEALHRLFHNYIDHVKAYVLGEKVKNPYTGAPEPPNERLMRSIEERIEIPESRKDDFRREIMNYIGALALEGRQFTYRDNDRLRRALELKLFEDQKDTIRLSALVSGAVDPETQAKIDVVKARLIRDYGYCEHCASGVLEFAASIFARSEK
- a CDS encoding CPBP family intramembrane glutamic endopeptidase, with protein sequence MPRPWRLLLLLQGGLLLVGTSGALLLGLPLGAGHPVRDPLLALGLLVALGGLEALFQHLFPTSFREAEALHRELLRALREAGTGPPALLLLALLSGVAEEVFFRGLVQSLLFLKLGAWAVVLQALLFALLHPAPRKAFAYPLYTGAAGLLFGLAYLLTGSLLPGILAHILHNARGFYQAWYGS
- a CDS encoding Lrp/AsnC family transcriptional regulator — protein: MITAFVLIRAQGRAIQALGEAIAELPQVAEVYSVTGPYDLVALLRLKDLEELDDAVTQGILALEGVERTETLLAFRAYPRRLLDQGFSLGPE
- the rnhA gene encoding ribonuclease HI; translation: MRRVELFTDGACLGNPGPGGWAALLRFNAHEKLLSGGEACTTNNRMELTAAIQGLKALKEPCEVDLYTDSQYLRKAFTEGWLSRWRQHRWRTADGSPVKNRDLWEALLTAMAPHRVRLHFVEGHAGHPENERVDREARRQARAQPRVPCPPPQVSTLFHG
- a CDS encoding acyl-CoA carboxylase subunit beta, whose protein sequence is MLETALRPEDRESPTFKANKDAWVALVRDFRESLEKVRQGGGPKAIERQHKKGRLTARERIQKLIDPGTEFYELMAFAGWGMYEEWGGAPAGGVVAGIGRIAGRDWMVIANDATVKAGAFFPITAKKVIRAQTIALENRIPTVYLVDSAGVFLPLQDEVFPDQDDFGRIFYLNARLSALGVPQISAIMGNCVAGGAYLPVMTDVLIMTEGSGLYLAGPALVKAAIGQEVSSEELGGARMHYEVSGTVDFYEPDDESALKRIRELAALYPPPRLAPWAEDRKAPREPLYPLEDLYGLVSPDGSRPYDLREVIARIADGSEFLEYKGGYGETLVTGFARIGGFPVGIVGNQRLILKKKGRIEVGGVIYAEAADKAARFILEVNQMGIPLLFLQDVTGFMVGKESEQAGIIRRGAKLVNAVSNSVVPRITLILGGSFGAGNYALSGKAYAPRFLFAWPSAKYAVMGGAQAAKTLLELEVEKLRREGKEPSDEELRELYERIKGRYEETLDSRYAAARLWVDAVIFPHETRKWLIRALEACALNPEREPFRVGVFQV
- a CDS encoding hydroxymethylglutaryl-CoA lyase → MAEAKWVECPRDAWQGFSRFIPTGEKVAFLKGLLEAGFRHLDLTSFVSPKWVPQMEDAEEVLKPLPPPEGRTYLAIVANERGLERALAAPNLTHVGYPFSLSETFQRKNTNRSMEESWPLVEAMVERTRGRLGLVVYLSMAFGNPYGDPWSVEGVLEAIARLKALGVREIALADTYGVADARRILEVLKAAVAGFGPEGLGAHLHARPEGALKKVEAVLEAGITWLEGALAGVGGCPFAGDELVGNLPTEVVLPYLEKKGLATGVNLSRLPQLAEEAARLRALYG